One part of the Gossypium raimondii isolate GPD5lz chromosome 1, ASM2569854v1, whole genome shotgun sequence genome encodes these proteins:
- the LOC105779468 gene encoding uncharacterized protein LOC105779468: MGKTNSSRDWTQIYAIYGMDQWQTLVFLLFHAVFFSLLSVLFLLYFESIFHFFQTFLSSPGAARFAAGFSGGVTAISAVCLFFAAANFFYSAGPLHYDMAQRMVGSVNDWSTVKLALDIGCGRGILLNAVATQLKKTGSSGRVVGLDPSKRTTLSTLRTANVEGVGEYVTCREGDVRSLPFGDNYFDVVVSAVFVHTVGKEYGHRTVEAAAERMRVLGEMVRVLKPGGVGVLWDLLHVPEYVRRLQELKMEDIRVSERVTAFMVSSHMVSFRKPSQHVVGPGEVRLDWRC; the protein is encoded by the exons ATGGGAAAAACCAATAGTAGCAGAGATTGGACTCAGATCTATGCAATTTACGGCATGGACCAGTGGCAAACACTTGTTTTCCTTTTGTTCCATGCTGTTTTTTTCTCCCTACTTTCAGTCCTCTTCCTTTTATACTTCGAATCCATTTTCCACTTCTTCCAAACTTTCCTCTCCAGTCCCGGTGCAGCCCGTTTCGCCGCCGGGTTCAGCGGCGGCGTCACGGCGATTTCCGCAGTGTGTTTGTTTTTCGCGGCCGCCAACTTTTTTTACTCCGCCGGGCCGCTGCATTACGACATGGCGCAACGGATGGTGGGGTCGGTTAATGACTGGTCGACCGTGAAGCTAGCGCTTGATATTGGGTGCGGCAGAGGGATTCTTCTCAATGCGGTGGCGACCCAACTGAAAAAAACTGGTAGTTCGGGTCGGGTTGTTGGGTTGGATCCGTCTAAACGAACTACTTTGTCTACGCTACGAACCGCCAACGTTGAAG GTGTGGGGGAGTATGTGACGTGCAGAGAAGGCGATGTGAGGAGCCTCCCGTTTGGGGATAACTACTTCGACGTGGTGGTTTCCGCCGTGTTCGTGCACACCGTGGGGAAAGAATACGGCCACCGGACGGTGGAAGCAGCGGCGGAGAGGATGAGGGTGTTGGGGGAGATGGTGAGGGTGTTGAAGCCCGGTGGAGTGGGGGTTTTGTGGGACCTCCTCCACGTGCCGGAATACGTGCGGCGGTTGCAAGAATTGAAGATGGAAGACATTAGGGTTTCGGAGCGTGTAACTGCCTTCATGGTTAGCAGCCACATGGTATCATTTCGGAAGCCGAGTCAGCATGTTGTGGGTCCCGGTGAAGTCCGCTTGGACTGGAGATGCTGA